In the Candidatus Electrothrix sp. GW3-4 genome, one interval contains:
- a CDS encoding tetratricopeptide repeat protein translates to MKYLAIACHPAKLKGFHYREAFSLLALLILLVPSLYFPALNGPFLFDDTNNIEQNPAVHIAKLSFSALEKAVQRPRPVAVLSFALDYYLHGLSPFWFRTTNILIHICTAMVLYTVLSITINLLFDKNEVRKYRWFPLISAILWAIHPIQVQSVTYIVQRMNSLAGLFLLLSLLCYIRSRLSKSSARKALLAVFCLLLGLLAIGSKPNAAVLPILFILYEWIFLQKSSWKWIGRYLPFLLGALVVLLALSWYFLDGAPLAKLNSWYAKNDFTPIQRVMTEFRVVILYLSLIAFPHPSRLNIDHDILLSTSLTVPPSTALSLAVIIIFLLIGIVTVRKLPLLTFGIFWFFTNLVIESTIIPLDFIFEHRNYIPSMMLIPGIVFCLRRFLKRDTVIIILTVLLTLWSAWTYDRNSAWKSGIALWQDSAEKSPNKPRPHESLAYYLEKEDRDCEALRHYARAAELDPNNPTILNNLGNLNMKTGDFQAALKQYSAALRLHPQYKEALNNMGNALSRLGQHEQAIAYYNKALKLDPNFAKGHTNLANALAASGRFKPSMLHYDRAIELTKNNIEIRYNRSILLLRLNRFAEAEQALQEVVQLKRGFKEAYNNLGVAQEHLNKLQAAMASYQQALLIDPHFKDAQQNLARLENRLNNHQM, encoded by the coding sequence ATGAAATATTTAGCTATAGCATGTCATCCCGCTAAGCTCAAGGGCTTTCACTATAGGGAAGCCTTTTCACTTCTTGCTCTGCTCATTCTGCTCGTCCCTTCCCTGTATTTTCCTGCGCTGAATGGCCCTTTTCTCTTTGACGATACAAACAATATAGAACAAAATCCAGCCGTGCATATAGCAAAATTATCATTTTCCGCACTGGAGAAAGCTGTTCAACGCCCAAGGCCAGTCGCCGTACTGAGCTTCGCTCTTGATTATTATCTCCACGGGCTCTCACCGTTTTGGTTCAGAACAACAAATATCCTTATCCATATCTGCACAGCAATGGTGCTGTATACTGTTCTCTCTATCACAATCAATTTATTGTTTGACAAAAATGAAGTCCGAAAATATCGCTGGTTCCCGCTCATCAGTGCAATATTATGGGCAATCCATCCCATACAGGTACAATCGGTAACCTATATAGTGCAACGAATGAACAGTCTTGCGGGCTTATTCCTCTTATTGAGCCTGCTCTGCTATATCCGCAGCCGCCTATCAAAATCTAGTGCACGAAAAGCTCTTCTTGCCGTTTTCTGTCTTCTCTTAGGATTACTGGCAATTGGCTCCAAGCCAAACGCTGCTGTACTGCCAATTCTTTTTATTTTGTACGAGTGGATCTTCCTACAAAAAAGCAGCTGGAAATGGATAGGTCGTTATCTTCCTTTTCTTCTTGGTGCCCTCGTCGTCCTTCTTGCCTTAAGTTGGTATTTTCTTGATGGAGCTCCTCTTGCAAAACTCAACAGCTGGTATGCCAAGAATGACTTTACTCCGATACAGCGGGTGATGACCGAATTCAGGGTGGTTATTCTGTACCTATCTCTTATTGCCTTTCCCCATCCGTCCCGCCTAAATATCGACCACGACATCTTGCTCTCAACATCACTGACTGTACCGCCGTCTACAGCCCTGAGTCTTGCGGTGATCATCATCTTCCTGCTGATCGGAATAGTTACGGTACGCAAACTCCCGCTACTTACCTTTGGCATTTTCTGGTTTTTCACAAACCTGGTGATAGAATCTACCATTATTCCGCTTGACTTCATTTTTGAGCATCGAAACTATATTCCGTCAATGATGCTGATTCCGGGTATCGTCTTCTGCCTGAGACGCTTTCTAAAACGGGATACGGTAATAATTATACTTACAGTACTGCTCACCCTGTGGTCTGCATGGACTTATGACCGGAACAGCGCCTGGAAAAGCGGCATTGCACTTTGGCAGGATAGTGCGGAAAAATCTCCGAACAAGCCCAGGCCGCATGAAAGCTTAGCCTATTATCTGGAAAAGGAGGACCGTGACTGTGAAGCGCTCCGGCATTATGCAAGAGCTGCGGAACTTGACCCGAACAATCCAACCATACTGAATAATCTTGGCAACCTAAATATGAAAACCGGCGACTTCCAAGCCGCTCTCAAACAATATTCAGCTGCTTTACGCCTGCACCCGCAGTATAAAGAGGCTCTTAATAATATGGGAAATGCTTTATCCAGACTTGGACAACATGAACAGGCTATCGCCTATTACAACAAGGCTCTGAAGCTTGACCCTAACTTTGCCAAAGGACATACGAACTTAGCAAACGCCCTAGCGGCATCAGGACGATTTAAACCGTCCATGCTGCATTATGACCGAGCCATTGAACTCACTAAAAATAATATTGAAATTCGTTATAATAGAAGTATTTTGCTGTTACGTCTCAATCGGTTCGCTGAGGCTGAGCAGGCCCTACAGGAAGTGGTTCAGCTTAAACGGGGATTTAAAGAAGCATATAACAATCTCGGTGTTGCTCAGGAACACCTTAACAAGCTACAAGCAGCAATGGCAAGTTATCAGCAGGCATTACTGATTGATCCTCATTTTAAAGATGCACAACAAAATCTAGCACGACTTGAAAATCGGCTGAATAATCATCAGATGTAA
- a CDS encoding TonB-dependent receptor has translation MNDKEVLDKQETGTRKYPLLPAVALLLLFPVFAGASEPVVAEQQEQQKDAGASTLLDEVVVRGEAINTNLQSTSATILDNEDITNRVYITPLDMVEQTPGVSVVQYKQGGTAANFIMRGFSGNSHGPNTAIYVDGILLNEGDGYADTNTINPNEVERAEVIKGPASALYGNYASAGTLSYYTKKRVDGQQVKLHYGAHNTYEGNYVGGFSTDETDYVFSLLNYHTDGYQDNSDWDKLNAATRITHKINDSLSARISLRGFNSDWDAPGYLTQEKFDADPTQAVSETNGGSKDRLEGRLDFDYRLNTTSKILFYLWNSDQNFKRWYAGDPEGLSADTVVGNLRDFDRAVYGVGGSYNFIGKLLDRELHLTAGADYMVEDDSRKRWRLLAGTGREKGEQFWNYNIDMQSLGLFSEGSLQVTPFLRLNVGARFDYFAGDLVDYLDNGSEFSMDTQTIFSPKAGGVLTLLEDHLELFTNYSEGFALMPGFSEMAAFTQENWDPQKRTQVEAGSRIRPTDWFMAELVGYQLKTSEDFIETVAGSGEFDNVGKTTRNGTEVRLDLYGFEYGYVHADYAYIDAKYDEYQVYGQSYADNTVTGVPEHVVNLEVGYSPPSGAGGRVRYHWEDGYYLDMDNQQESEDWGRVDAQVSYRFGGKERYLLALDVINLFDEKYADYTSSSSYSPALPLSTYLTMTVEF, from the coding sequence ATGAACGATAAGGAAGTACTTGATAAACAGGAAACAGGTACCAGGAAATATCCCCTGTTGCCTGCTGTTGCTCTGCTCTTGCTTTTTCCGGTTTTTGCCGGAGCAAGCGAACCGGTGGTAGCGGAACAACAGGAACAACAGAAGGATGCTGGCGCTTCGACTCTGCTCGACGAGGTGGTTGTACGGGGTGAAGCGATTAACACAAATCTTCAGAGCACTTCGGCCACAATCCTGGACAATGAGGATATCACGAACCGTGTTTATATTACCCCGCTGGATATGGTGGAGCAGACGCCGGGGGTCTCTGTTGTGCAGTACAAACAGGGAGGAACTGCGGCCAACTTCATCATGCGTGGATTTAGCGGTAATTCGCACGGTCCTAACACCGCCATTTATGTAGACGGTATTCTTCTCAATGAAGGTGATGGCTATGCAGACACCAATACCATTAATCCCAATGAGGTGGAGCGGGCAGAGGTTATCAAAGGACCGGCCTCAGCCCTCTACGGAAACTACGCCTCTGCCGGTACCTTGTCCTATTACACCAAAAAGCGCGTTGACGGACAGCAGGTGAAACTGCACTACGGTGCTCATAATACCTACGAGGGCAATTATGTCGGCGGATTCTCCACTGACGAGACCGATTATGTCTTTTCCCTGCTGAATTACCATACAGACGGCTACCAGGATAATTCCGACTGGGACAAACTGAATGCCGCCACCCGAATCACCCACAAGATCAATGACTCCCTGAGTGCCCGAATTAGCCTGCGGGGCTTTAACTCAGACTGGGATGCTCCGGGCTATCTGACCCAGGAGAAATTTGATGCAGATCCCACCCAGGCCGTGAGCGAGACCAACGGCGGCAGCAAAGATCGCCTGGAAGGCAGGCTGGACTTTGATTATCGCCTCAATACGACATCCAAGATCCTCTTCTATCTCTGGAACTCAGACCAGAACTTCAAGCGCTGGTATGCAGGTGACCCGGAAGGGCTTTCTGCTGACACTGTTGTCGGTAATCTCCGTGACTTTGACCGTGCTGTTTACGGAGTGGGCGGAAGTTACAACTTTATCGGTAAGCTCCTTGACCGGGAACTGCACCTGACAGCCGGTGCCGACTATATGGTTGAGGATGACAGCCGCAAACGCTGGCGGCTGCTTGCCGGAACCGGTCGGGAAAAAGGAGAGCAATTCTGGAATTACAACATAGATATGCAGTCTCTTGGGCTCTTTTCCGAAGGCAGTCTTCAGGTTACTCCTTTCCTGCGTCTGAACGTAGGCGCCCGCTTCGACTATTTTGCTGGAGATCTTGTGGACTACCTGGATAACGGGAGTGAGTTTTCTATGGATACCCAGACTATTTTTTCTCCCAAGGCGGGCGGCGTACTCACCCTGCTGGAGGATCATCTTGAACTGTTTACCAATTACAGTGAAGGCTTCGCCCTTATGCCCGGCTTCTCGGAGATGGCCGCCTTTACCCAGGAGAACTGGGATCCGCAGAAACGAACCCAGGTGGAGGCAGGTTCCCGCATCAGGCCCACTGATTGGTTTATGGCGGAGCTTGTCGGCTACCAGCTCAAGACTTCAGAGGATTTTATAGAAACCGTGGCTGGCTCTGGTGAGTTTGACAACGTGGGCAAAACCACCCGTAACGGCACAGAGGTCCGGCTGGACCTGTACGGTTTTGAATACGGGTATGTTCACGCTGACTACGCATACATTGATGCGAAGTACGATGAATATCAGGTTTATGGTCAGTCCTATGCCGATAACACCGTGACCGGTGTGCCGGAGCATGTTGTGAATCTGGAGGTGGGGTACAGCCCGCCGAGCGGGGCCGGAGGCCGGGTCCGTTATCACTGGGAGGACGGCTACTATCTGGACATGGACAACCAACAGGAGTCTGAGGATTGGGGTCGGGTTGACGCGCAGGTTTCCTATCGTTTCGGAGGAAAGGAACGATATCTGCTTGCTCTGGATGTCATTAACCTGTTTGATGAGAAATACGCAGATTACACCTCAAGCAGCTCGTATTCTCCGGCCCTGCCCTTGTCAACCTATCTGACCATGACTGTGGAGTTTTAA
- a CDS encoding DUF4198 domain-containing protein, with protein MRKVIAAGALTIGLSGLFSSQALAHYPWVNADGYSLHTGVSPKINIGYGHGYPLGSFLQQEDLEGVVLFDPAGKELPLKAANVIEYESEEALSEPGVYTVAAQRKATFYTKTTDGWKKQSKEGLDNVLRCSRSHKSAKALLVVDAEGSAIEKGALGHPLEIIPQISPASLRAGDYFPVQLLLRGKPYQGKLFATYMGFSTEKDVFAYTAKTDKEGMGKLRILQPGVWLIKAEYQEPYPDQKVCDVESFSATLTLEIR; from the coding sequence ATGCGTAAAGTTATTGCAGCAGGCGCACTGACCATCGGTTTGAGCGGCCTTTTCTCTTCCCAGGCTTTGGCCCATTATCCCTGGGTCAACGCGGACGGCTACTCTCTCCACACTGGAGTGTCGCCCAAGATCAATATCGGATACGGGCACGGCTACCCTCTGGGCAGTTTTCTGCAACAGGAGGATTTAGAGGGTGTTGTTCTGTTTGACCCGGCAGGTAAGGAACTCCCCTTGAAGGCAGCGAATGTCATTGAATATGAATCCGAGGAAGCCTTGAGCGAACCCGGTGTTTATACCGTTGCCGCACAGCGCAAGGCTACTTTTTACACCAAGACCACGGACGGTTGGAAGAAACAAAGCAAAGAGGGGCTGGATAATGTTCTGAGATGCTCCCGCTCGCATAAAAGTGCGAAAGCACTGCTGGTTGTGGATGCTGAAGGAAGTGCGATAGAGAAAGGTGCTCTCGGGCATCCCCTGGAGATTATCCCCCAGATCAGTCCTGCCTCCCTGCGGGCCGGTGATTATTTCCCGGTGCAGCTGCTCCTGCGCGGTAAACCCTATCAGGGCAAGCTCTTTGCTACCTATATGGGCTTTTCTACAGAAAAGGATGTCTTTGCCTATACAGCGAAGACCGATAAAGAAGGCATGGGGAAACTCCGTATCCTTCAGCCCGGTGTCTGGCTGATTAAGGCGGAATACCAGGAACCCTACCCGGATCAGAAGGTCTGTGACGTGGAATCATTCTCTGCCACCCTGACCCTGGAAATACGATAG
- a CDS encoding TonB-dependent receptor, with the protein MKKRMMPTTALAVLLAGTAYAQEQEQNKTKAHALDEVVVTATRTPHTLKDVPVETVVVSRQEIEQSNAQNALDVLKTVPGINNSVHDDVFGTYTWRANMHGLNFNDGYGLILIDGQRAMGCGQSGGMGEYGIGLNQLPVDMIERIEVVKGPSSALYGSDAMAGVINIITRRTPQQMTARAGASYGWYTIKEKVNSDGTTSPASDDGDYRNTSQAYFSFGDKPSERLGYLLNYNYESAQDARDTPIDSDRHSLMAKIDLAASDSVDLFLKGEASSYEKEDNREEDSLRLSPGMEWRLGEDKILFVKGYVYNWDFTHGSPGYAHGYKYGDIGYTQGEVQYTWYTNDSNTLTFGGELQRQAIDYTIENPTGSVIRVDEEVDTASLYAQDEIVLGEALTVVGGLRFDDHSVFDSEINPKLSLMYTLSEGITLRASAGRSFKSPTIRQLYYNIPYQHGDYYVQSNRDLQPELGVGYSAGIEQWLADDQLMLSASLFRNEVEDMVIQEETGALYDALPLRSYYNVDEATTQGLELSARLNLDDFSFNCSYTYTDSENNESGLNLPYVPEHSLALIPSYTYSPYGLIFSGVLSYTGKQYTDSGNTSEIGEHTVVDARIAKQLGKRTTLSFEADNIFDSDKGDDGNYRTGRAFLAKLDYSF; encoded by the coding sequence ATGAAGAAACGCATGATGCCAACCACAGCTCTTGCTGTCTTGCTTGCAGGAACTGCTTATGCCCAGGAGCAGGAGCAAAACAAAACCAAGGCCCATGCCCTGGATGAGGTGGTGGTCACCGCTACCCGTACCCCACACACCCTCAAGGATGTGCCGGTGGAGACCGTGGTGGTCAGTCGGCAGGAGATAGAACAAAGCAATGCCCAGAATGCCCTGGATGTGCTCAAGACTGTACCGGGTATCAATAACTCGGTTCACGATGATGTGTTCGGCACCTATACCTGGCGAGCCAATATGCATGGCCTCAACTTCAATGACGGCTACGGCCTGATCCTCATTGATGGGCAGCGGGCTATGGGCTGTGGTCAGAGTGGTGGCATGGGCGAGTACGGTATCGGCCTTAACCAGTTGCCTGTGGATATGATCGAGCGGATTGAGGTCGTAAAAGGGCCGAGCTCAGCCCTGTACGGCAGCGATGCTATGGCCGGGGTGATCAACATCATCACCCGCAGGACCCCGCAGCAGATGACGGCCCGAGCAGGAGCCTCATACGGCTGGTATACCATCAAGGAAAAGGTCAACTCTGACGGGACAACCTCCCCGGCCTCAGACGATGGTGATTACCGCAATACTTCCCAGGCCTATTTCTCTTTTGGCGACAAACCCTCTGAGCGTCTGGGCTATCTGCTGAATTATAATTACGAATCGGCTCAGGACGCACGGGACACCCCCATTGACTCGGATCGGCATTCCCTGATGGCTAAGATCGATCTGGCGGCCAGCGACAGCGTGGACCTCTTTCTCAAGGGTGAGGCCAGTTCCTATGAAAAGGAGGATAATCGGGAGGAAGACAGCCTGCGCCTCTCTCCAGGTATGGAGTGGCGGCTGGGCGAGGATAAGATCCTCTTTGTCAAAGGCTATGTCTACAATTGGGATTTCACCCACGGCTCACCGGGTTATGCTCATGGCTATAAGTACGGAGATATCGGCTATACTCAGGGCGAAGTACAATATACCTGGTACACCAATGACAGCAATACCCTGACCTTTGGTGGCGAGTTGCAGCGTCAGGCAATCGACTATACTATTGAGAACCCTACGGGTTCGGTTATTCGGGTGGATGAGGAAGTGGACACGGCCAGCCTCTATGCTCAGGATGAGATTGTCCTGGGTGAGGCCCTGACCGTAGTAGGCGGTCTCCGCTTTGATGATCACTCAGTCTTTGACTCGGAGATCAATCCTAAGCTGAGCCTGATGTACACTTTGTCCGAGGGCATCACTCTGCGTGCCTCTGCTGGCCGCTCCTTTAAATCCCCAACCATTCGCCAGCTCTACTATAATATCCCGTATCAGCACGGCGACTACTATGTCCAGTCCAACCGGGATCTCCAGCCAGAGCTGGGGGTGGGCTACTCCGCAGGCATCGAGCAATGGCTTGCGGATGATCAGCTGATGCTTTCTGCCAGCCTATTCCGTAACGAAGTGGAGGATATGGTGATCCAGGAGGAAACCGGTGCGCTCTATGACGCTCTACCCCTGCGCAGTTATTATAACGTGGATGAGGCCACCACCCAGGGGCTGGAGCTGTCTGCCCGGCTCAATCTGGACGATTTTTCCTTCAACTGCTCCTACACCTACACAGATTCAGAGAATAACGAGAGCGGCCTGAACCTCCCCTATGTGCCGGAGCACAGCCTTGCCCTGATCCCGTCCTATACCTACAGCCCCTATGGTCTGATTTTTAGTGGGGTTCTCAGCTATACCGGCAAGCAGTATACAGACAGCGGCAATACCTCAGAGATCGGGGAGCATACGGTTGTTGATGCCAGGATAGCGAAACAGCTGGGCAAGCGCACCACCCTGAGCTTTGAGGCAGATAATATCTTTGATTCCGACAAGGGGGATGATGGCAACTACCGTACTGGCCGAGCCTTCCTGGCCAAGCTGGATTACTCCTTTTAA
- a CDS encoding DUF4198 domain-containing protein, which translates to MGKRRATLIISLALIVLSSSQAFAHFPWINTDGYTHHSGGTPHISIGWGHRYPLGRFLRQEDLENMSLRGPGGYEISLKASNSMEFEPEEALSTPGTYTVAAQRKTGFYTKTTEGGKRQSKEGLSNVLHCSRSHMTMKALLTVGETEEAEALNTTPVGHPLEIIPQASPASLRAGDYFPVLLLLYGKPYQGKLFATYMGFSTEKDVFAYTAKTDKKGMGKIRILQPGVWLIKAEYQEPYSDQQVCDVESFSATLTLEIQ; encoded by the coding sequence ATGGGTAAGCGAAGGGCAACCCTCATAATCTCTCTGGCACTGATTGTTTTATCCAGCAGTCAGGCATTTGCTCATTTCCCCTGGATCAACACAGACGGCTATACCCACCACAGCGGGGGAACGCCGCATATTTCCATCGGCTGGGGACACCGTTATCCCCTGGGCCGTTTTCTCCGGCAGGAAGACCTGGAGAACATGAGTCTGCGGGGACCGGGTGGGTATGAAATTTCTCTCAAGGCGAGCAATAGTATGGAATTCGAGCCCGAAGAGGCCCTGAGCACTCCTGGCACCTATACTGTTGCGGCCCAGCGCAAGACTGGTTTTTACACCAAGACCACCGAGGGCGGTAAGCGCCAATCCAAGGAGGGGTTGAGCAATGTCCTGCACTGCTCAAGATCACATATGACCATGAAGGCCCTGCTGACAGTGGGAGAGACTGAGGAAGCGGAAGCGCTAAACACCACACCGGTGGGACATCCCCTGGAGATTATTCCGCAGGCCAGCCCAGCCTCTCTGCGGGCCGGTGATTACTTTCCTGTGCTGCTGCTTCTGTACGGAAAACCCTATCAGGGCAAGCTCTTTGCCACCTATATGGGCTTTTCCACAGAAAAGGATGTCTTTGCCTATACAGCGAAGACCGATAAAAAAGGTATGGGGAAGATTCGCATCCTTCAGCCCGGTGTCTGGCTGATTAAGGCGGAATACCAGGAACCCTACTCGGATCAGCAGGTCTGTGACGTGGAATCCTTCTCTGCCACCCTCACTTTGGAAATACAATAA